The following DNA comes from Corynebacterium lizhenjunii.
CCCCGAAGGAATGCCCAACAACACCACGCGCGGCGCCGCAGAGTCATCCATACTATCCGCGCCGTCCAACGCCGTCTTTTCAATTACCTGGTGCGCGATGCGTGCCACGGTGCGCGCGACATCAGCAGAGCTCAATAGCTCTGAGAAGCCCGCGGACGCGTTGTCTACACTCATCGAGACCTCCTTCCCCGCCTCACAGTGCGGCTTTTAAAGGATGCCAACAGAAGTTGCGCTTATCCTAGCACCTCGCAGCCGACCTCGCAGCCCACCCCACAACCCCGTTCGCCCCCACCTGGGGGGCTGAACCGCCCGCTCTCCCCCATAGGGCCACACGCCCGACGAAGTACCCCTAAGAATCGGCGGCGTGCGCTAAACTCACGTGGGTGCTTTGGGTTGAATACCAAAATCCCGCAGGTCGCCCGCGACACCGCCCCCGGAGGCTGACATGAATTTTCGCACGCAACACGTAGTTCCCGCCCCCCGCGAAGAGGTCTGGGATTGGCATACCCGCCCCGGCGCTTTGGCGCGGCTGACACCTCCTTTCCTGCCGATGTCCCCCCTGCAACAAGCCAGCAACCTCGCCGACGGCACCAACATCCTGGGACTGCCCGCCGGCCTGCGGTGGGTCGCCCGCCACGATCTTTCCCGCTATCGCCGCGGCTATAGCTTCAGCGACGTTTGCATCAACGCACCTCTACGCACTCTGGCCACTTGGCGCCACACACGTACTTTTGCCGATGCCCCCTCGGGCTCCCCCGGGCAGCAGGCCACCAGCATTACCGATACCGTCACCACCCGCCTGCCGCGTGCCGCGCTGCGCAGTATTTTTGCCTACCGCCAGCACCAGCTGATCAATGACCTTGCGTTCCTGCACCGTCTCCAGCCCCTGGTGGAACCCGTGCTTGCCGATACCCCCACCACCGTCGCCGTCACCGGCTCCCGGGGCGCCGTAGGCCGCGCGCTGTGCGCGCAACTTACCACCGCCGGGGTCAAGGTGGTCCAATTGGTGCGCAACCAACCCAAACCAGGTCAGCGCCACTGGAACCCCTTGCACCCGGCACCTGACCTTTTAGAGGGCATCGGCAAGGTAGTACACCTGGCGGGCGAGCCCATCTTTGGCAGGTTTAACGAGGCCCACAAGCAAGCCCTGCGCTCCTCGCGCATTGGACCCACCCGGGCGCTTGCAGAGCTGGCGGCGCGCACCCCGGGGGTGGAAACATTTGTGAGTGCCTCGGCCATTGGCTATTACGGGCCCAACCGCGGCAGTGAGGTCCTGACTGAGACCTCAGAGCCCGGTGAGGGCTTCCTGGCGGAACTCGTCACGGATTGGGAGGCCGCCACCACTGCCGCCCGGGACGCGGGGCTGCGCGTGGCCACCATTCGCACCGGGGTGGCGCTGGCGGGAAACGCCGGACTACTGCCTATAGTGCGCACGTTATTCCAGACCGGCCTGGGTGGGACTTTTGGTAGCGGAGAGTTTTGGTTCAGCTGGATTGCGCAAGACGATCTCACTGACATATACATGCGGGCGCTTTTTGACTCCAGCCTGTCCGGGCCGCTCAACGCCGTGGCGCCAGAGCCTGTGCTCAACCGCAACATGGCGCACGCCCTGGCCCGCGAGCTCAACCGCCCCGCGCTGCTGCCTATCCCGACCTTAGGCCCCGCGCTCTTGCTAGGCAAAGAAGGTGCCAGCGAATTGGCGCTGGCAGACCAGCGAGTAACCAGCACACTCCTGGGTGACCACACCTTCCGCTACCCCACCATTGATGCCGCTCTGGCCCACGAGCTGGGCGGTGAGGCACTGGTTGAGCAGCTCCCGGATTAAACCCAGACTAGGCGCGTATTAGCTGCGGGTTAGGCCCTGGTTAGCTGCGGGAGGCATCTCCGTTAAGCTTAGAGGGCTAGTGTTTGACCTCCCCCGTTGGGGAAGTCCCCACGCCAACGACGAGAAGAGTAAGGACCCTGTGTCGCACAATATGACAGAAGACACCTCCGGCAGCGCCGCACAGTCTGCTGCTGACCCAGACATTTTGCCCGATACCCCCATTACCGCGCCCACCTTGGAGCGCATCGGGGAGATTTTCACTCAACAGGGCCTGCAGTACCGCATTGAGGAACACCCTGCCCCCGAAGCGCCGGAATCTGCCGATGCCCCCGACGCCCCGGCGCCCCATGACTCGGAGTCCGAAGCCCCGGCCGAGGAGTCCCAGGCGCCAGCGACCCTGCGCGTGCTGCGTACCGGGTTTAGCAACGCGGCCATCGCCATGCAGATCCGCAACAACACCCTGGTGGTCGACTCCGTGTGGCGCGGCCAGGTGCCCGTGTCTGAGGGCCCGCACCTACTGATGATCAATAATCAGTGGAATGCCGAGCATTTTGCTCCCACCCTGCGTTTTTATGAAGGCCAAGACCACAACCAGTCCTTGG
Coding sequences within:
- a CDS encoding TIGR01777 family oxidoreductase, producing the protein MNFRTQHVVPAPREEVWDWHTRPGALARLTPPFLPMSPLQQASNLADGTNILGLPAGLRWVARHDLSRYRRGYSFSDVCINAPLRTLATWRHTRTFADAPSGSPGQQATSITDTVTTRLPRAALRSIFAYRQHQLINDLAFLHRLQPLVEPVLADTPTTVAVTGSRGAVGRALCAQLTTAGVKVVQLVRNQPKPGQRHWNPLHPAPDLLEGIGKVVHLAGEPIFGRFNEAHKQALRSSRIGPTRALAELAARTPGVETFVSASAIGYYGPNRGSEVLTETSEPGEGFLAELVTDWEAATTAARDAGLRVATIRTGVALAGNAGLLPIVRTLFQTGLGGTFGSGEFWFSWIAQDDLTDIYMRALFDSSLSGPLNAVAPEPVLNRNMAHALARELNRPALLPIPTLGPALLLGKEGASELALADQRVTSTLLGDHTFRYPTIDAALAHELGGEALVEQLPD
- a CDS encoding YbjN domain-containing protein, with amino-acid sequence MTEDTSGSAAQSAADPDILPDTPITAPTLERIGEIFTQQGLQYRIEEHPAPEAPESADAPDAPAPHDSESEAPAEESQAPATLRVLRTGFSNAAIAMQIRNNTLVVDSVWRGQVPVSEGPHLLMINNQWNAEHFAPTLRFYEGQDHNQSLVVSAVRELHITPGVSRNQLGAFVMSTLNSVLEAFAWIEQHYPQLVTWEDPHHD